The Sulfurihydrogenibium azorense Az-Fu1 genome contains the following window.
TGTAGTCTCTTTGTTGTCCAGTTTCCTTGTTAAATACAACGATACGTGAGCCTTCACTTTTCAATCTTACCATTCCATCAAATTCAGCTTTTATAGAACCATCATCTACTAAACTTTGTCCTGCTTTTACTAAACTACCATTTTTTACAATAACAAATGTGTTTTCTGGTACTTTGTAAGTTTGTGTCTTCTGTTCTTTTGGATTTATTATCGTAATTTCTTTAGCGTCTTCGTATATTCTTACTATGCCGTCTATCTCTGAAATAATAGCTTTATTCTTAGGTTCTCTTGCTTCAAGAAGTTCTTCAACTCTTGGTAAACCACCAACTATATCTCTAACTTTTGCCTTCTCTTTTGGAATTTTTGCAATAATGTCACCTTCACTTACTCTAAAGCCTTTTTTAACTTGTATATACTTATGGAATACATCAGTTTTTTCAGCTTCTGAACATGAGAAACATTTATCCCAAACTTCTTCAAGATTCTCTTTAGGTATTAAGAGTATAGTGTTAACTGGTAAATCGTATACATACTCTTTACCTTCATCATCTTTAACAATCATTCTTGGAGTGTGGAGCTGTGCATCTTTTGGTCTTAAGAACGTAATTACATAACTTGTTTTTCCTGTAATATTATCTCTTTCTTCTTTGAGAGTTACATCTAATATAACGTCTCTAAACTCTACTTCTCCACCTTTTTCAATTACTATAGGATCGCTGAATGGTTCCCATTCTGCAAGAACTGTTCCTGAATTTACCTTTTGTCCATCTTCTACGTATAAAACAGCTCCGTAAGGGGCAGGGAATCTTTCTAAAGTTTTTCCTTCTTCATTAACAATTTTTATAGAACCTTCCCTGTTAATGATAAGCTTTCTTCCTTTTTTATCTACAACATATTTAACATTCTGAAGTTTTACAATTCCTGATTCTGTTGATACATGTTGTGTTTGTGCTGCTTTCGCTGTAGCTGCACCACCTATATGGAAAGTTCTCATAGTAAGCTGTGTACCCGGTTCACCTATAGATTGAGCTGCAATTATACCTACAGCTTCACCTACATCAACTAATTTTTTCTGTGATAGATCTCTTCCATAACACTTCGCACAAACGCCGTGATCCATCTCACAGGTTAAAGCAGACCTGATTTTAACTTTTTCTATTCCTGCTTTTTCAAACTTATCTGCAATCTCTTCTGTTATCTCTTCTCCAGCAGAGAGTAAAAGCTCTCCTGTGTAAGGATCGAAAACATCTTCCGCTGCGTATCTTCCTACAATCCTATCTTTAAATGGTGCTACAATTTCTCCACTTTCTATTATTGCACCTACTGTAATTCCTTTTAAAGTACCACAGTCTTCTGCTGTTATAATTACATCTTGAGCAACATCGGCAAGTCTTCTCGTTAAATATCCAGCTACAGCTGTTTTTAACGCTGTATCTGCTAATCCTTTTCTTGCACCGTAGGTAGAAATAAAATACTCTACTACAGACAGTCCTTCTCTAAAGTTTGACATAATTGGAGTTTCTATAAACTCTCCAGAGTGTTTTGCCATAAGTCCACGCATTCCAGCCAGCTGTCTTATCTGGTCTCTACTACCTCTTGCACCTGATGATGCCATCATATAAACAGGGTTAAAATAACCTGGGTATTTTTTACCATTTTCTACTCTTTCAGTTTTTTCTATCTCTTCAAACATCTTAGAGGCAACTTCGTTTGTTGTGTTAGACCATATATCTATAACTTTGTTGTGTCTTTCACCTTTTGTTATTATTCCATCTACGTACTGGTTCCATACAACCTCAGCTTCTTTTATAGCTTTTTTCAAGATCTTTTCTTTCTCTTTAGGAACAACAAGGTCAGAAACAGCTATAGATACTCCAGCTTTGGTTGCAAATTTAAATCCTATTTCTTTAATTTTATCTAACGTTTGAGCAGCTATTTCGTTTCCGTATTTTTCATATATCTCAGATATGAGTTTAGATATTTTTTTCTTATCTAAAACTTCATTTACAAATCTAAAGCCTTTTGGAAGAATTTTGTTGAATAAAAGTCTTCCTACAGTTGTTTCTACAGTCTTACCTTCTTTCCTAACTTTTATTTTAGCAAGCAGGTCTACTTTTCCAAGTTCATAAGCAATTTTAGCCTCTTCCTCACTTGCAAATACTTTTCCTTCTCCAACAGCTCCAGGCAACTCTTGAGTCATATAGTGGATACCAAGAATTATATCTTGAGAAGGCATTGTAACCGGTTTACCGTGGGCAGGAGAGAGAATGTTTTGGGTTGATAACATAAGAATGTAAGACTCAAGTTGAGCCTCTACAGAGAGAGGTACGTGAACAGCCATTTGGTCTCCGTCAAAGTCTGCGTTAAATGGAGGACAAACTAGTGGATGGAGTTTTATAGCCTTCCCTTCTACAAGCTTTGGCTCAAATGCTTGAACTGACATTCTATGAAGAGTTGGAGCACGGTTTAAAAGTACTGGATGTTGTTTTACTACTTCTTCTAAGCATTCATACACTTCTGGAGCTTTTTCTTCAACAAGTCTTTTTGCACTTTTTATAGAAGTTGCGTATCCTTTTTCTTCAAGTCTTCTGTATATAA
Protein-coding sequences here:
- the rpoC gene encoding DNA-directed RNA polymerase subunit beta', translated to MENKERKNFQRFDAIRLSLASPEIIRSWSHGEVKKPETLNYRTLKPEKDGLFDARIFGPIKDYECLCGKYKKKKYEGTICDRCGVEVTRSDVRRERFGHIELASPVVHIWYLKSTPSKIGSLLDLTSRDIERVVYFESYLLIEHPTEEEEEAFEKDPRTLPILEGGLTKFVKLSVISEEELRQREYEYSNPEKFEYGMGAEKVKDILSRIDMEVLIKKLKKELHGYAGTFDDLSLEFKLNYPRIYSKAIAEIARKFQEVGLRFGDVEPTEKEIDAVISQGYYVVIDPGNKNYKFGQIVNKEQNQLDESVVALTGSEALEKLYKAYREKVKEIPIFETVKEAVRNVILKEGSDARLKKLIRRLRLAEGFLHSGNKPEWMILDVLPVIPPDLRPLIPLDGGRFATSDLNDLYRRVINRNNRLKRLIDLDAPEIIIRNEKRMLQEAVDALIDNGRRGRIVTQNNRPLKSLSDSLRGKQGRFRQNLLGKRVDYSGRSVIVVGPELQMHECGLPKQMALELFKPFIYRRLEEKGYATSIKSAKRLVEEKAPEVYECLEEVVKQHPVLLNRAPTLHRMSVQAFEPKLVEGKAIKLHPLVCPPFNADFDGDQMAVHVPLSVEAQLESYILMLSTQNILSPAHGKPVTMPSQDIILGIHYMTQELPGAVGEGKVFASEEEAKIAYELGKVDLLAKIKVRKEGKTVETTVGRLLFNKILPKGFRFVNEVLDKKKISKLISEIYEKYGNEIAAQTLDKIKEIGFKFATKAGVSIAVSDLVVPKEKEKILKKAIKEAEVVWNQYVDGIITKGERHNKVIDIWSNTTNEVASKMFEEIEKTERVENGKKYPGYFNPVYMMASSGARGSRDQIRQLAGMRGLMAKHSGEFIETPIMSNFREGLSVVEYFISTYGARKGLADTALKTAVAGYLTRRLADVAQDVIITAEDCGTLKGITVGAIIESGEIVAPFKDRIVGRYAAEDVFDPYTGELLLSAGEEITEEIADKFEKAGIEKVKIRSALTCEMDHGVCAKCYGRDLSQKKLVDVGEAVGIIAAQSIGEPGTQLTMRTFHIGGAATAKAAQTQHVSTESGIVKLQNVKYVVDKKGRKLIINREGSIKIVNEEGKTLERFPAPYGAVLYVEDGQKVNSGTVLAEWEPFSDPIVIEKGGEVEFRDVILDVTLKEERDNITGKTSYVITFLRPKDAQLHTPRMIVKDDEGKEYVYDLPVNTILLIPKENLEEVWDKCFSCSEAEKTDVFHKYIQVKKGFRVSEGDIIAKIPKEKAKVRDIVGGLPRVEELLEAREPKNKAIISEIDGIVRIYEDAKEITIINPKEQKTQTYKVPENTFVIVKNGSLVKAGQSLVDDGSIKAEFDGMVRLKSEGSRIVVFNKETGQQRDYKVPKGKFIIVKDNAIVRAGDSLTDGSPNPHDILRVMGVEELAAFLVKEAQIVYRLQGVEINDKHFEVIIRQILKKVKIVDPGDGRFLLNEIVDKEDLEEEIRKVIEEGGRPPKAEPVLVGITKASLTTRSWISAASFQETTRVLADAAVEGKVDPLKGLKENVIIGGLIPAGTGIEEYAEVEVALEEKESVIEEN